Proteins from one Oscillatoria nigro-viridis PCC 7112 genomic window:
- a CDS encoding D-alanine--D-alanine ligase family protein, translated as MTTMRIGLLFGGRSGEHEVSISSARAIARALAAEENASKYEVLPFYIQKNGRWLSGTLPQQILASGKPLEIEEQTGQDDSPAGQFPNFNAVDVWFPVLHGPNGEDGTVQGLLKLMQVPFVGSGVLGSAIGMDKIAMKMAFAQAGLPQVKYIAVNRSEIWSNPCVFPKLCDKIEADLGYPCFVKPANLGSSVGISKARSRAELEAALDSAASYDRRIIVEAGVVARELECAVLGNDNPKASTVGEITFQSDFYDYETKYTLGQADCSIPAKVSSAIVSQIQEMAVQAFLAVDAAGLARVDFFYIESTGEVLINEINTFPGFTATSMYPQMWAADGISFPELVDRLIQLALERHGEKG; from the coding sequence GGGCTATTGTTCGGGGGGCGATCGGGCGAACACGAAGTCTCAATTAGTTCGGCGCGGGCGATCGCCCGCGCCCTCGCTGCGGAGGAAAATGCTTCTAAATACGAAGTTCTGCCCTTTTACATCCAAAAAAACGGCCGCTGGCTGTCGGGAACATTACCTCAACAAATCTTAGCCAGCGGAAAACCTCTGGAAATAGAGGAACAAACAGGACAAGACGATTCTCCCGCTGGACAGTTTCCTAATTTTAATGCCGTAGATGTTTGGTTCCCTGTTTTGCACGGCCCAAACGGCGAAGACGGTACGGTGCAAGGGTTGCTGAAATTAATGCAAGTTCCTTTTGTCGGTTCCGGGGTTTTAGGTTCGGCCATTGGAATGGATAAAATTGCGATGAAAATGGCTTTTGCTCAGGCTGGTTTACCGCAGGTAAAATACATCGCTGTCAACCGTTCCGAAATCTGGTCTAATCCTTGCGTTTTCCCCAAACTCTGTGATAAAATTGAAGCTGATTTGGGCTATCCTTGCTTTGTCAAACCGGCGAATTTGGGTTCGTCTGTGGGAATTTCTAAAGCTCGATCGCGCGCTGAGTTAGAAGCAGCCCTCGACAGCGCCGCCAGCTACGACAGGCGGATAATTGTCGAAGCGGGTGTAGTTGCTAGAGAATTAGAATGTGCAGTTTTGGGAAACGACAACCCCAAAGCTTCAACGGTGGGAGAAATTACTTTTCAAAGCGATTTCTACGACTACGAAACTAAATATACTCTGGGACAAGCCGACTGCTCAATCCCGGCAAAAGTCAGCAGTGCGATCGTCTCGCAAATCCAAGAAATGGCAGTGCAAGCATTTTTGGCTGTAGACGCAGCAGGTTTAGCGCGAGTAGACTTTTTCTACATTGAATCAACCGGAGAAGTTTTGATTAACGAAATTAACACTTTTCCCGGCTTTACAGCTACCAGTATGTATCCGCAAATGTGGGCAGCGGACGGTATTTCTTTCCCGGAATTAGTAGACCGTTTAATTCAATTAGCTCTCGAACGGCACGGGGAAAAAGGTTGA
- a CDS encoding AI-2E family transporter produces the protein MRRFTQLPQWWTYGLVFPLAVLNCWLALLVFEYFRALITVLVVATVLSFLLDYPVRFLHRYGLKRDRAILSVLFLTLLVLVVLGLTLAPILLNQITELATRLPTWIVSGTEQIEAFHNWAENRNLRIDVSGLTTQLSDRLSSQLQSLTGEILKFGLGAADGLLNFLLTIVVTFYLLLHGDRVWEGLFKWFPSKLSILLRELLARSFHNYFVGQATLAGLMGLSITVAFLILRVPFGLLFGLGVGVMTMIPFGAPFSICIVSLLIALNNFWLGVTVLAVATVIEQIIESGVAPRLLGGFIGLNPVWILVALLVGVKVAGVAGLLVAVPMAGFIKNTVDILESSRNKSREIDSVSSIEPMEQ, from the coding sequence ATGAGACGTTTCACTCAACTGCCGCAGTGGTGGACTTACGGACTGGTATTTCCCCTAGCGGTACTCAACTGCTGGTTAGCCCTCCTAGTCTTTGAATATTTTCGCGCCCTGATTACAGTTTTGGTAGTGGCTACAGTGCTGTCTTTTTTGCTAGATTATCCAGTGCGCTTTCTGCACAGATACGGCTTGAAGCGCGATCGAGCAATTTTGTCGGTATTGTTTTTGACTTTACTGGTATTGGTGGTTTTAGGTCTAACTCTGGCTCCCATTCTGCTAAACCAAATCACTGAACTCGCCACCCGACTGCCGACTTGGATAGTTTCTGGCACAGAACAGATTGAAGCATTCCACAATTGGGCGGAAAATCGCAATCTCCGCATTGATGTCAGCGGTTTGACTACTCAATTGAGCGATCGACTTTCATCTCAATTGCAGTCACTCACTGGCGAAATTCTCAAATTTGGCTTGGGTGCTGCAGACGGGCTGTTGAATTTTCTCCTCACAATAGTCGTGACATTTTACTTGCTCTTGCACGGCGATCGCGTATGGGAAGGATTGTTTAAATGGTTTCCCTCCAAGCTGAGCATTCTATTGCGAGAGTTGCTGGCGCGCAGCTTCCACAACTACTTCGTCGGGCAAGCAACTTTGGCGGGTTTGATGGGACTGTCTATCACTGTTGCTTTTTTAATTTTGCGAGTTCCCTTCGGACTTCTGTTCGGTTTGGGTGTGGGTGTAATGACTATGATTCCCTTTGGGGCACCTTTCAGTATTTGCATTGTCAGTTTGCTGATCGCATTAAACAACTTTTGGCTCGGCGTCACAGTTTTAGCTGTCGCTACAGTAATTGAGCAAATAATTGAAAGCGGGGTTGCTCCTCGGTTATTAGGCGGTTTTATCGGTCTCAATCCCGTGTGGATTTTAGTGGCGCTGCTGGTGGGCGTTAAGGTGGCAGGAGTAGCAGGTTTGTTAGTTGCTGTGCCGATGGCTGGTTTTATTAAGAATACTGTTGATATTTTGGAAAGTTCGAGGAACAAGTCGAGGGAAATCGATTCGGTTAGTTCCATTGAACCTATGGAGCAATAA
- a CDS encoding HhoA/HhoB/HtrA family serine endopeptidase — MQNHNYNSPSNSHQINTMSTKNVPADSQRSRRFYLPRKIAFLSLLLLGSTATVGCNALTSKVPGSSNAIQAQPSTTAPISALPANILPSQDSNFVTKVVQEVGPAVVRINSSRTVTNQVPDEIPEQFRRFFGPESPIQPGNRVERGSGSGFVFGSDGRILTNAHVVDGADTVTVKLKDGREFVGKVLGVDTVTDVAVVKIEANNLPVVNLGKSEELQPGEWAIAIGNPLGLDNTVTVGIISATGRSSADVGVPDKRVSFIQTDAAINPGNSGGPLLNQRGQVIGMNTAIIQGAQGLGFAIPIDRAQQIADQLVTTGKAEHPYLGVRMLSITPEVKAEFNKNPNPKLRLTEDKGVLVLGIVKNSPAAQAGVRVADVIKKINGAEVSDAGSVQQIVEKSTVGSDLQLELSRGGQPVTVAVKAGAFPAAQKQQ; from the coding sequence ATGCAAAACCATAATTATAACTCTCCCTCTAACTCTCACCAAATCAATACGATGTCAACCAAAAATGTCCCTGCTGACTCTCAGCGTTCTCGCCGTTTTTATTTGCCGAGAAAAATTGCTTTTTTATCTCTCCTTTTGCTCGGCTCCACCGCAACTGTTGGGTGCAATGCCCTAACTTCTAAAGTTCCTGGAAGTTCTAACGCGATTCAAGCTCAACCTTCAACTACAGCGCCAATCTCAGCATTGCCTGCAAATATATTACCCTCTCAAGACTCTAATTTTGTCACTAAAGTTGTCCAGGAAGTCGGCCCGGCAGTGGTGCGGATCAATTCGTCTCGCACGGTGACGAACCAAGTTCCAGATGAAATCCCCGAACAATTCCGCCGCTTCTTCGGCCCGGAATCTCCCATTCAACCGGGAAATCGGGTAGAAAGGGGTTCGGGTTCGGGTTTTGTTTTTGGTTCCGACGGCCGCATTTTGACTAACGCTCACGTTGTTGATGGCGCGGATACGGTGACGGTAAAACTGAAGGATGGCCGCGAATTTGTCGGCAAAGTTTTAGGCGTCGATACAGTTACTGATGTGGCTGTTGTTAAAATAGAAGCTAACAATTTGCCTGTGGTGAATTTGGGCAAATCTGAAGAATTACAGCCGGGAGAATGGGCGATCGCGATCGGCAATCCCCTCGGTTTGGACAATACTGTGACTGTGGGAATTATTAGCGCTACAGGCCGTTCTAGCGCCGATGTCGGTGTTCCCGACAAGCGCGTCAGTTTCATTCAAACCGACGCTGCGATCAATCCCGGTAATTCTGGCGGCCCGCTGCTGAACCAGCGCGGCCAAGTTATCGGCATGAATACGGCGATTATTCAAGGCGCTCAAGGATTGGGTTTTGCGATTCCGATCGATCGAGCACAACAAATTGCCGACCAATTAGTAACAACAGGAAAAGCCGAACATCCTTATCTCGGCGTTCGGATGTTGAGCATTACTCCCGAAGTCAAGGCAGAATTCAATAAAAATCCCAACCCTAAATTGAGGCTGACTGAAGATAAAGGCGTGTTAGTTTTGGGAATTGTAAAAAATTCTCCGGCTGCACAAGCTGGTGTTCGCGTTGCCGATGTGATCAAGAAAATCAACGGTGCAGAAGTCAGCGATGCTGGCAGCGTACAGCAAATTGTCGAGAAAAGTACAGTGGGCAGCGATCTGCAGCTTGAATTGAGCCGAGGCGGACAACCTGTTACTGTGGCGGTGAAAGCGGGTGCTTTTCCAGCGGCCCAGAAGCAGCAGTAG
- a CDS encoding ISKra4 family transposase (programmed frameshift), which translates to MTPSDQQQLKAHLKAVAKILYRNTEPTELKTFESIEKAVRQKMLSEVGPEIGSFFFPAVSGIQTGKPRKIKSIIGSLDITDNQAKYFGLKAYSQFSPLMENCCLLISANESYQMAEKDLEKFTGIKISHSTLQRLVKRQELELPTSQQGVKEITLDGGKVRLRNATKGESCYWKDYKAVCLDNIYAGAFFQNNQDLIDWTNSQKLLHPMYCLGDGHAGIWNIFKEIGDNEQRQEILDWYHLKENLYKVGGSIKRLKLAENMLWQGKVDEVINLFKDFKGQAFKTFCNYLDTHRCRIVNYQYYKEESISSIGSGTVESTIKRIGLRVKISGAQWNIENVSSMLALRCAYLNGQLSI; encoded by the exons ATGACACCCTCAGACCAACAACAACTAAAAGCCCACTTAAAAGCGGTAGCAAAAATTCTTTACAGAAATACAGAGCCAACTGAGTTAAAAACTTTTGAAAGTATAGAAAAAGCAGTCCGTCAGAAAATGTTATCAGAGGTTGGTCCAGAAATAGGTAGCTTTTTTTTTC CAGCAGTATCAGGAATTCAAACAGGAAAACCCCGAAAAATAAAATCAATAATCGGATCGCTCGACATTACAGATAATCAGGCAAAATATTTTGGCTTAAAAGCTTACAGTCAATTTAGTCCCCTGATGGAAAATTGCTGTCTTTTAATCAGTGCTAACGAATCTTATCAAATGGCAGAAAAAGATTTGGAAAAATTTACTGGGATCAAAATTTCTCACAGTACATTACAAAGATTAGTCAAAAGACAAGAATTGGAATTGCCTACATCTCAACAAGGAGTCAAAGAAATTACATTGGATGGCGGTAAAGTCAGACTACGCAACGCAACCAAGGGCGAGAGCTGTTACTGGAAAGACTATAAAGCCGTGTGTTTAGATAATATTTATGCGGGAGCGTTTTTTCAAAATAATCAAGATTTAATTGATTGGACTAATAGCCAAAAATTACTACATCCTATGTATTGCCTCGGAGATGGCCATGCCGGAATTTGGAACATATTTAAAGAAATTGGAGACAATGAACAAAGACAAGAAATCTTAGATTGGTATCATCTGAAAGAAAATCTCTACAAGGTAGGGGGTTCAATAAAACGATTGAAATTAGCCGAAAATATGTTATGGCAAGGCAAAGTTGATGAAGTTATAAATTTATTTAAAGACTTTAAAGGTCAAGCATTTAAAACGTTTTGCAATTATTTAGATACCCATCGCTGCCGAATAGTAAATTACCAATACTACAAAGAAGAATCCATAAGTTCGATTGGTTCTGGAACAGTGGAATCAACAATAAAACGCATTGGATTAAGGGTAAAAATATCGGGAGCGCAATGGAATATTGAGAACGTTTCCTCTATGCTTGCTCTTCGCTGTGCTTATCTCAACGGTCAACTTTCAATTTGA
- a CDS encoding 4Fe-4S single cluster domain-containing protein, producing MKPQKTNPYFQLLDIPPGYLNIMGYVDESEVNGPGCRAAIWVQGCLRECPGCFNPASWSFEIDRLISVDALVQQILSNPRNQGVTFSGGEPFWQAAALADLARQVKAAGLNVMSFTGFTLEQLRSQQGPAGAEELLEQLDILIDGAYVQSLAVNSPDSLVSSSNQRVHLFNPAFGDRLTWSSDRMEIHILKDGSRIFTGYRGQSILDFRF from the coding sequence ATGAAACCTCAGAAAACAAACCCATATTTTCAGCTTTTAGACATTCCCCCTGGCTATCTCAACATCATGGGATATGTAGACGAGTCGGAAGTGAATGGGCCTGGTTGTCGAGCCGCGATCTGGGTGCAGGGATGTCTGCGGGAGTGTCCGGGCTGCTTTAATCCGGCTTCCTGGTCCTTTGAGATCGATCGACTAATCAGCGTTGATGCCCTTGTCCAGCAGATTCTCAGCAATCCTCGCAATCAAGGCGTCACTTTTTCGGGCGGAGAACCTTTTTGGCAAGCTGCAGCCTTGGCAGATTTGGCACGCCAAGTCAAAGCAGCAGGATTAAATGTCATGTCGTTTACTGGCTTCACGTTAGAACAATTGCGATCCCAACAGGGGCCCGCCGGTGCTGAGGAGTTGCTCGAACAACTCGATATTTTAATCGATGGTGCCTACGTGCAGTCTTTGGCAGTCAACTCACCCGATTCTCTCGTTTCTTCCAGCAACCAGCGCGTCCATCTTTTCAATCCTGCTTTTGGGGATCGACTCACTTGGTCGAGCGATCGGATGGAGATTCATATTCTCAAAGATGGCAGTCGGATTTTCACAGGCTACCGGGGTCAATCGATTTTAGATTTTAGATTTTAG
- a CDS encoding radical SAM protein, translated as MSTVTTPSTSVYGPVQSWRFGRSLGIDPIGPDSSCSFNCVYCQLGEIEHQTCNRQVFVPTQKIQQDLQSFSVCDANTITLSGSGEPTLALNLGEILVMVKEMTGKPVGVLTNGSLLNDRAVCEELAIADWVAVKVDAIAAESFCRINRPMPSINLLDIWAGLLQFRQLYSGHLAIQTMLLTEWNEQDRAEYIRRMQALLPDEIQLNTPTRLCPLTHQLEARGNDPPNACLYPTRQLKQVNPEVLQVFADRIERVTGIPVRYPLLKQEGENR; from the coding sequence ATGTCTACAGTCACTACACCCTCCACTTCTGTTTACGGTCCTGTGCAATCCTGGCGCTTTGGGCGATCGCTAGGGATCGATCCGATCGGGCCTGATTCTAGTTGCTCGTTTAACTGCGTGTATTGCCAGTTAGGTGAGATTGAACACCAGACTTGCAATCGCCAGGTTTTTGTCCCGACTCAGAAAATTCAACAGGATCTGCAATCTTTCTCAGTCTGCGATGCGAACACCATCACCCTCAGCGGTAGCGGTGAGCCAACTCTGGCGCTGAATTTAGGCGAAATTCTGGTTATGGTGAAGGAGATGACCGGGAAGCCCGTTGGCGTATTGACAAACGGCAGTTTGCTGAACGATCGCGCGGTGTGTGAGGAACTGGCGATCGCCGATTGGGTAGCTGTCAAAGTTGATGCCATTGCTGCTGAATCATTCTGTCGCATCAATCGCCCCATGCCAAGCATCAACCTCCTGGACATTTGGGCCGGTTTACTTCAATTTCGCCAACTCTATTCAGGACACCTGGCCATTCAGACGATGCTACTCACCGAGTGGAACGAACAGGATCGGGCAGAGTACATCCGGCGGATGCAAGCATTACTGCCCGACGAAATCCAACTCAACACGCCGACGCGACTTTGCCCCCTGACGCATCAGCTAGAAGCACGAGGGAACGATCCGCCCAATGCCTGTTTGTATCCGACAAGGCAACTGAAGCAAGTCAATCCTGAAGTGCTACAGGTTTTTGCCGATCGCATTGAACGTGTCACAGGAATTCCAGTGCGTTACCCATTATTAAAACAAGAGGGAGAGAACCGATGA
- a CDS encoding acyl-CoA desaturase → MTAKLLPTNPTRYPLDWTAVFFFTTIHALALLAPWCFSWSALGMTLFLHWLFGSIGICLGYHRLLSHRSFQVPKGLEYAIALIGATALQGGPIFWVAGHRLHHAYTEDVDKDPYSARRGFWWSHMLWIFYPNSEFFDYEQYQRFAPDLARDRFYCWLNRNFLLLQIPLGLLLYALGGWSFVIWGMFVRAVLLWHSTWFINSVTHLWGYRTFDTNDNSRNLWWAAVLTYGEGWHNNHHAHPNVAKAGWRWWEYDPTWWAIWLLKRLGIAQKVVMPPT, encoded by the coding sequence ATGACCGCTAAACTGTTGCCAACAAATCCGACTCGATATCCACTGGATTGGACTGCGGTATTCTTTTTCACCACAATTCATGCTCTCGCACTTTTAGCACCCTGGTGCTTCTCCTGGTCTGCCTTGGGGATGACCCTCTTTTTGCACTGGTTATTTGGCAGTATTGGCATTTGTTTGGGCTATCACCGCCTATTGAGCCATCGCAGTTTTCAGGTGCCTAAAGGGCTGGAATACGCGATCGCCCTGATCGGTGCCACTGCTTTACAAGGAGGGCCTATTTTCTGGGTGGCGGGTCATCGGCTGCACCACGCCTATACCGAAGATGTCGATAAAGATCCCTACTCTGCCCGTCGGGGGTTCTGGTGGAGCCATATGCTGTGGATTTTTTACCCAAATTCAGAATTCTTCGATTATGAACAGTACCAGCGGTTTGCCCCCGATCTGGCACGCGATCGATTTTATTGCTGGCTGAATCGAAACTTTTTGCTGCTGCAAATCCCGCTGGGTTTACTGCTGTATGCGCTGGGGGGATGGTCGTTTGTCATCTGGGGTATGTTTGTCCGAGCTGTTTTACTCTGGCATAGCACCTGGTTTATTAACTCGGTCACTCACCTGTGGGGATACCGTACCTTTGACACAAATGACAACTCACGCAATCTTTGGTGGGCGGCTGTTCTCACCTATGGCGAAGGTTGGCACAATAACCACCACGCCCATCCTAACGTTGCCAAAGCAGGCTGGCGCTGGTGGGAGTACGATCCTACCTGGTGGGCAATTTGGCTGTTAAAGAGATTGGGTATCGCCCAAAAAGTGGTGATGCCACCAACTTAA
- the petC gene encoding cytochrome b6-f complex iron-sulfur subunit: protein MEESIPLENPLMSRRQLLNFLTGAAVAATATAALYPAAKFFVPPAEGSEDGSLLAKDIYGNLIPASQILAYPLGTRALVAGLAGEPTYLTVREDGTLHPWGIVDNCTHLGCTFPWNPNDNQFQCPCHGSRYDPEGTVVRGPAPLPLKLVRVAVAEEAIWISPWKETDPRTGKKPWWV from the coding sequence ATGGAAGAAAGTATCCCACTCGAAAATCCTTTAATGTCCAGAAGGCAGCTACTCAACTTTCTCACAGGAGCCGCTGTCGCCGCCACAGCTACTGCGGCTCTTTATCCTGCAGCCAAATTCTTTGTTCCGCCAGCAGAGGGGAGTGAAGATGGCTCGCTTCTCGCTAAAGATATTTACGGAAATCTGATTCCGGCCAGCCAGATTTTAGCATACCCCCTTGGAACTCGCGCCTTAGTTGCCGGATTGGCTGGGGAACCTACCTACCTCACCGTCAGAGAAGATGGTACGCTCCATCCTTGGGGGATTGTCGATAACTGCACCCACTTGGGCTGTACTTTCCCTTGGAATCCCAATGACAATCAATTTCAATGTCCCTGTCACGGTTCTCGCTATGACCCAGAGGGCACAGTAGTACGCGGCCCAGCACCTCTTCCCCTTAAACTCGTCCGCGTGGCTGTCGCAGAAGAGGCGATTTGGATTTCTCCGTGGAAAGAAACCGATCCCCGCACGGGAAAAAAACCCTGGTGGGTTTAG
- a CDS encoding YgaP family membrane protein has protein sequence MFNNVGMLDRLIRFSLAGVLLYLGFGVYGGSALGIGLGILSIIPALTALIGTCPLYSWLGINTKTQHPQKY, from the coding sequence ATGTTTAATAATGTGGGTATGCTCGATCGCCTCATCCGCTTTAGTTTAGCAGGCGTACTGCTTTACCTCGGCTTTGGTGTTTATGGAGGTTCGGCATTAGGAATCGGATTAGGAATTCTTTCAATTATTCCTGCCCTGACAGCTTTAATTGGAACTTGTCCGCTCTATAGCTGGCTAGGCATTAATACTAAAACCCAGCATCCCCAAAAATATTAA
- a CDS encoding DUF4405 domain-containing protein: MARRRKIHLLTYVRATIALTLLVVWSLAAITGFLLEFSPKGYGTGRLPLFLSLTRSQWGDVHFLVCVIALCVTVVHVLLDWRVLRGYLSYLLKSHQHPDLFEQRSHIRKEFFSIHNRPDEPTQK; the protein is encoded by the coding sequence ATGGCACGCAGGCGCAAAATTCATCTATTGACTTATGTTCGAGCAACAATTGCTTTGACGTTGCTTGTTGTCTGGAGTCTAGCAGCAATTACTGGCTTTCTTTTGGAGTTTTCCCCCAAAGGATATGGAACGGGGCGGCTACCTTTGTTCCTAAGTTTAACTAGATCGCAATGGGGAGATGTACATTTTCTTGTTTGTGTTATTGCTCTATGCGTAACTGTTGTTCATGTATTGCTAGACTGGCGAGTCTTGCGTGGATATCTCAGTTACCTGCTCAAATCTCATCAACATCCTGACTTGTTTGAACAACGATCGCACATCAGAAAAGAGTTTTTTAGTATTCACAACCGACCAGATGAACCAACTCAAAAGTAA
- the tnpA gene encoding IS200/IS605 family transposase — protein MSTDFIHKARGVSDLKCHLVLTTKYRRKVLTDQMLSRLEEIFKNLMEKWEGRLVEFNGERDHVHLLLQYTPQTEPSKLINNLKTVSSRYLRKEFVDEVEKVYWKDVFWTNGYFIASCGGVTVEQLKKYIEGQDRPVE, from the coding sequence ATGAGTACAGATTTTATCCATAAAGCCAGAGGAGTTTCCGATCTCAAGTGTCATTTAGTGTTGACAACCAAGTATCGGCGGAAAGTTCTGACCGATCAAATGTTGTCTAGGCTTGAGGAAATTTTCAAGAACTTAATGGAAAAATGGGAAGGAAGATTGGTAGAATTTAATGGTGAGCGTGACCACGTACATTTGCTGCTTCAATATACACCGCAAACTGAACCAAGTAAGCTTATCAACAATCTTAAGACTGTATCTAGTCGCTATTTGCGGAAAGAGTTTGTAGATGAAGTTGAAAAAGTTTACTGGAAAGATGTTTTTTGGACAAATGGATATTTTATTGCTTCATGTGGTGGCGTGACGGTTGAGCAATTAAAGAAGTATATTGAGGGGCAAGATAGACCTGTAGAATAA
- a CDS encoding RNA-guided endonuclease InsQ/TnpB family protein, whose translation MRIGYDAMKATYQYQFYPDTNQKLTLNHWLRICRYWYNRQLGDRFDWWEMNRTAINACPLIASISAPRAKPNYYSQKQQLPVIKKDLVKVFHSGELLDFKQVDSTVLQDVSKRVDKAFERFVIGDSKGGRSGKPRFKTEADYRTMTFSTANSDWIKLVRKNWLYIRLPKLGIIKVRMHRLIPDGFSVKQISVTRKADGWFIQIMLEDASVPQFIPDKITPNWNNSIGLDAVLHEDVYLASSSGEKLPSLKPLRKNQSKLDRISRKRNKQKRGSKSRRKLAKKEARQHQKIARSRQDFHYKTAHKLVKSGAKFFFHEDLNLKGLTKRNKVKQDDEGNYLPNGQSAKSGLNKSWLDAAFGQFFKTLEYIAEKAGSVVVSQKPAYTSMVLCYRNEIIFTDCGIRNYWDEQNSLMVDRDINAAINLKRLGLDIFPSIKRRSGNLSVVGTMDDSTVKEILHTLHRAAKKPTS comes from the coding sequence ATGCGTATCGGCTACGATGCAATGAAAGCGACCTACCAGTACCAGTTCTATCCCGACACTAATCAAAAGTTAACCCTCAACCATTGGCTGAGAATCTGTCGCTATTGGTATAATCGACAGTTAGGTGATCGATTTGATTGGTGGGAGATGAACCGCACTGCTATAAATGCTTGTCCATTGATTGCTAGCATCTCTGCGCCCCGTGCGAAGCCCAACTACTACTCCCAAAAACAACAATTGCCCGTCATTAAGAAAGACCTAGTAAAAGTTTTTCATAGTGGCGAACTTTTGGATTTTAAGCAGGTAGATTCAACCGTACTGCAAGATGTCTCTAAGCGAGTAGACAAAGCTTTCGAGCGGTTTGTCATAGGGGATAGTAAGGGCGGAAGATCGGGTAAACCCCGCTTCAAGACTGAGGCAGACTACCGGACGATGACTTTTTCTACAGCTAACAGCGACTGGATTAAGTTGGTTCGTAAGAATTGGCTTTATATCCGACTGCCAAAGCTAGGCATCATAAAAGTTCGGATGCACCGTCTAATCCCTGATGGGTTTAGCGTCAAGCAAATCAGCGTAACTAGGAAGGCTGACGGTTGGTTCATCCAAATAATGCTTGAAGACGCTTCAGTACCGCAGTTTATTCCTGATAAAATTACCCCAAACTGGAACAACTCGATCGGGTTGGATGCGGTACTGCATGAAGATGTCTACCTGGCATCATCATCGGGCGAAAAGTTGCCTTCGTTAAAACCACTTCGTAAAAACCAATCTAAGTTAGACCGCATTTCAAGGAAGCGGAATAAGCAAAAACGTGGCTCTAAATCTCGACGAAAATTAGCCAAAAAAGAAGCGAGACAACACCAAAAAATAGCGCGTTCTCGCCAAGACTTCCATTACAAAACGGCTCACAAACTTGTCAAGTCTGGAGCTAAGTTTTTCTTTCACGAAGATTTGAACTTAAAGGGCTTAACAAAGCGGAATAAAGTTAAGCAAGACGATGAGGGTAATTACCTTCCGAACGGTCAATCAGCAAAATCAGGATTGAATAAATCTTGGTTGGATGCTGCGTTCGGTCAATTTTTCAAGACGCTGGAATACATAGCCGAAAAAGCTGGATCAGTCGTCGTTTCGCAAAAACCTGCTTATACTTCAATGGTTCTGTGCTATCGGAATGAAATCATTTTTACCGATTGTGGGATACGGAATTATTGGGATGAGCAAAACTCTCTGATGGTTGATCGCGATATTAATGCTGCGATAAATCTAAAGAGACTTGGGTTGGACATTTTCCCAAGTATAAAACGCCGTAGCGGGAATCTTTCTGTGGTGGGAACTATGGATGACAGTACCGTAAAGGAAATCTTGCACACCCTTCATCGGGCTGCTAAGAAGCCCACATCATAA